The following proteins are encoded in a genomic region of Diadema setosum chromosome 18, eeDiaSeto1, whole genome shotgun sequence:
- the LOC140241493 gene encoding fibroblast growth factor 8b-like isoform X1, which yields MRIFTLPTLLQFLLWCFSIQKSMQAAMPPSSISDTEYSGTNRIRLLFSRNSGSYVRIPGRNIEAKAGPEDPYALIRFKTIDFNETLIQGVKSKYYLCINSRGDLVGKRKPRSNEGVSCVFHETYSESYYVLIAAARRKDWLVGFNRHGEPRRATRNRPTSRASHFMVIPLSNPEEDNNMKYFSDEIQQTLWQVGRESGESISRTQSGDSNR from the exons AAATCTATGCAAGCAGCCATGCCCCCTTCGTCAATTTCGGACACGGAATACTCCGGGACCAACAGGATCCGTCTATTATTCAGCAGAAACAGTGGATCTTATGTCAGAATACCAGGTCGGAATATAGAAGCAAAAGCCGGTCCCGAAGACCCATATG CATTGATAAGATTCAAGACGATAGACTTCAATGAGACGCTAATACAAGGAGTAAAGTCAAAATATTATTTATGCATCAACAGCAGGGGCGACTTGGTAGGGAAG AGGAAACCAAGAAGCAACGAGGGCGTGAGCTGTGTATTCCATGAAACTTACTCGGAATCATATTACGTATTAATCGCGGCTGCGCGCCGTAAGGACTGGTTAGTTGGCTTTAATCGCCACGGAGAGCCGAGGAGAGCAACGAGAAACAGACCAACCAGCAGAGCCTCGCATTTCATGGTCATCCCGCTCTCGAACCCCGAGGAGGACAATAACATGAAGTACTTTAGCGACGAAATCCAGCAAACTTTGTGGCAAGTTGGTCGGGAATCAGGCGAgagcattagtagaacacagtcTGGAGACAGTAATAGGTGA
- the LOC140241493 gene encoding fibroblast growth factor 8b-like isoform X2, which produces MVRLLQFLLWCFSIQKSMQAAMPPSSISDTEYSGTNRIRLLFSRNSGSYVRIPGRNIEAKAGPEDPYALIRFKTIDFNETLIQGVKSKYYLCINSRGDLVGKRKPRSNEGVSCVFHETYSESYYVLIAAARRKDWLVGFNRHGEPRRATRNRPTSRASHFMVIPLSNPEEDNNMKYFSDEIQQTLWQVGRESGESISRTQSGDSNR; this is translated from the exons AAATCTATGCAAGCAGCCATGCCCCCTTCGTCAATTTCGGACACGGAATACTCCGGGACCAACAGGATCCGTCTATTATTCAGCAGAAACAGTGGATCTTATGTCAGAATACCAGGTCGGAATATAGAAGCAAAAGCCGGTCCCGAAGACCCATATG CATTGATAAGATTCAAGACGATAGACTTCAATGAGACGCTAATACAAGGAGTAAAGTCAAAATATTATTTATGCATCAACAGCAGGGGCGACTTGGTAGGGAAG AGGAAACCAAGAAGCAACGAGGGCGTGAGCTGTGTATTCCATGAAACTTACTCGGAATCATATTACGTATTAATCGCGGCTGCGCGCCGTAAGGACTGGTTAGTTGGCTTTAATCGCCACGGAGAGCCGAGGAGAGCAACGAGAAACAGACCAACCAGCAGAGCCTCGCATTTCATGGTCATCCCGCTCTCGAACCCCGAGGAGGACAATAACATGAAGTACTTTAGCGACGAAATCCAGCAAACTTTGTGGCAAGTTGGTCGGGAATCAGGCGAgagcattagtagaacacagtcTGGAGACAGTAATAGGTGA